One Pseudomonadota bacterium genomic window carries:
- a CDS encoding type II toxin-antitoxin system VapC family toxin: MNWIAAVRFLVDTNVVSELRKGGRCNPGVARWFSQAEDETLYLSVLVLGELQRGADRIRRRDTRSAAALDRWLASLARDYAPRILPITLAIARTWGSFGVPDPISTVDGLLAATAHEHGLTLVTRNVNDVASTGVATLNPFA, translated from the coding sequence TTGAACTGGATCGCCGCAGTGCGCTTCCTGGTTGACACCAACGTCGTCTCGGAGCTGAGAAAAGGCGGGCGCTGCAACCCGGGCGTCGCGCGCTGGTTCTCACAGGCGGAAGACGAGACGCTCTACCTCAGCGTCCTCGTGCTGGGCGAGCTTCAACGGGGTGCGGACCGCATCCGGCGTCGCGATACGCGCTCGGCGGCTGCGCTCGATCGTTGGCTCGCGAGCTTGGCGCGGGATTACGCCCCCCGGATCCTGCCCATCACACTCGCTATCGCGCGCACGTGGGGGAGCTTTGGCGTGCCCGATCCCATTTCGACCGTCGACGGCCTGCTCGCGGCCACAGCGCACGAGCACGGACTTACGCTCGTGACGCGGAACGTGAACGACGTGGCGTCCACCGGCGTGGCCACGCTGAACCCGTTCGCTTGA